Within the Streptomyces vilmorinianum genome, the region GCGTCCTCCAGCCGGAAGCGGACGCGCAGCACGACGTAGCGGTCCGGGTCGGCCTTGAAGCGGCTGTGGCGGTATGAGAAGGCGCACTCCGCGTTGGTGAGGGTGACCGTCTCGTCGGCCCGGCGGTCGTACGCGACGACCTCGGTGATGGTGGCGGAGACGTCCTGCCCGTACGCGCCGACGTTCTGGATCGGGGTCGCGCCCGCGGATCCGGGGATCCCGGCCAGGCACTCGATCCCGGCGAGCCCGGCCTCGACGCTCCGTGCGACGGCGTCCGTCCAGACCTCGCCCGCGGCCAGCTCCAGCTTCGTGCCGTCGAGCTCGAAGCCCTTGGTGGCGATGCGCAGGGCGGTCCCGTCGAAGCCCTTGTCCCCGATGACCAGGTTGGAGCCGCCGCCGACGATCAGCAGCGGGGTGCCCGTGGCGTCCGCCTCGCGGACGGTGGCGATCACCTCGTCGTCCGTGGTGGCCGTGACGAGCCGGGTCGCGGGACCGCCGAGCCGGAAGGTGGTCAGGGGGGCGAGGGGAGCGTCGTGGAGTACCTGCACGCGCTCAAGAGTACGGGGGCGGCCCGGCCCGTCCGGGCAGGGCCGCCCCCCGGGGGGACGGTGAGCTCGCCGTCACACGGCGACCAGCTCGGGCTTCTCGGCCTCGGCGGACGGCCGGGCCGGCCGCCGCGAGGGCACGAACAGCGCCGCCACCGCTCCCAGGACGACGAACCCGGCTCCGACCCACAGCGCGGGCCGCAGTCCGTCCACGAACTCCTGCCCGGAGCCGTAGCCGCCCTGGGCGGCGAAGATCGAGGCCATCACGGCGACGCCGAGGGCTCCGCCGACCTCGCGCAGGGCGTTGTTGGCGCCGGAGGCGATGCCCTGCTCGGACGGGCGGACGCTGGACATGACCAGGCTGGCGGCGGGCGCGAAGTAGAGGGCCATGCCGATCCCGCTGATGATCAGGGCGGGCAGCTGGGCGGTGTACGCCATGTCGGGGGCGACGACGAGCGCGGACCAGCCGAGGCCGAGGGCCTGGAGCGCGAGACCGGCCGCGACGACGGGGCGGCCCCCGATCCGGTCGGACAGATAGCCGGCCAGGGGTGCCACGATCATCGGCATGCCCGTCCAGGGCAGCATCCGCAGGCCCGCCTCGGTCGGCGAGTAGCCGAGCACGCCCTGCATGTACTGGCTGAGCAGGAAGATCGAGCCGAACATGCCGAGGAACATCAGCAGGCTCGCCGCGTTGATCCCGCTGAAGGCGCGGCTGCGGAAGAGGCGCATCGGGAGCATCGGCGCCTTGGTGCGGATGCCGTGGTGGACGAAGGCGCCCAGGAGCGCGCCGCCCGCGATCAGGCCGGTGAGGACGGTTCCGCTGGTCCAGCCGTCGATCGGGCCGCGGATGAGTCCGTACACGATCCCGAAGAGACCGCCGCTGGCGAGCAGGGTGCCGGCGATGTCGAGCCGGGCGCCGGGGCCGTACGACTCGGCCAGGCGAAGCCGGGCGAGCGGCAGCAGGGCGAGGCCGATCGGGACGTTCAGCCAGAAGATCCACTGCCAGGAGACGTGCTCGGTGAGGGCGCCGCCGATGAGCGGCCCTGAGGCCACCGCGAGGCCGTTGACGGCGCCCCAGATGCCGTACGCCATGCCGCGCTTGGCGGCGGGTACGGCGGCGGTGAGCAGGGTCAGGGTGAGCGGCATCATGATGGCGGCGCCGACGCCCTGGACGGCGCGGGCGGCGATCAGGGTGTCGATGCCGGGCGCGAGGGCCGCGCCCGCCGAGGCCGCGGTGAAGATCCCGAGCCCGACGATGAACAGCCGCCTGCGTCCGAAACGGTCTCCGAGGGCGGCGCCGAACATCAGCAGGACGGCGAAGGTGAGGGTGTACGCGCTCACCGTCCATTCGAGGTCGTGGAGCGCTCCCCCGAGGTCCTCGCGGATCGAGGGCAGGGCGGTGGTGACGACGAGGTTGTCGAGGGCCGCCATGAAGCCGGCGGCC harbors:
- a CDS encoding UDP-N-acetylmuramate dehydrogenase, whose amino-acid sequence is MQVLHDAPLAPLTTFRLGGPATRLVTATTDDEVIATVREADATGTPLLIVGGGSNLVIGDKGFDGTALRIATKGFELDGTKLELAAGEVWTDAVARSVEAGLAGIECLAGIPGSAGATPIQNVGAYGQDVSATITEVVAYDRRADETVTLTNAECAFSYRHSRFKADPDRYVVLRVRFRLEDADGLSAPVKYAETARTLGVEAGDRVPLDRARETVLSLRAGKGMVLDPEDHDTWSAGSFFTNPILTAGEYETFLARVAGRLGPDVTPPAFPAGTDGHVKTSAAWLIDKAGFTKGYGSGPARISTKHTLALTNRGEATTEDLLALAREVVAGVRDAFGITLVNEPVTVGVSI
- a CDS encoding MFS transporter yields the protein MNEHTTDRRGGAVWALVITGAAGFMAALDNLVVTTALPSIREDLGGALHDLEWTVSAYTLTFAVLLMFGAALGDRFGRRRLFIVGLGIFTAASAGAALAPGIDTLIAARAVQGVGAAIMMPLTLTLLTAAVPAAKRGMAYGIWGAVNGLAVASGPLIGGALTEHVSWQWIFWLNVPIGLALLPLARLRLAESYGPGARLDIAGTLLASGGLFGIVYGLIRGPIDGWTSGTVLTGLIAGGALLGAFVHHGIRTKAPMLPMRLFRSRAFSGINAASLLMFLGMFGSIFLLSQYMQGVLGYSPTEAGLRMLPWTGMPMIVAPLAGYLSDRIGGRPVVAAGLALQALGLGWSALVVAPDMAYTAQLPALIISGIGMALYFAPAASLVMSSVRPSEQGIASGANNALREVGGALGVAVMASIFAAQGGYGSGQEFVDGLRPALWVGAGFVVLGAVAALFVPSRRPARPSAEAEKPELVAV